The following are from one region of the Dehalococcoidia bacterium genome:
- a CDS encoding copper resistance protein CopC — MFRPYPLRSVPRGPLPAIAIATIVFLACVGAVAAHARYDHSTPAQGATVATSPAQVDIYTAQDMQKTAGADEITVERNDGANSNGQLVSTGQTTVEDANRRHFSVALQPNLPPGRYVVSFKNVSDEDGEADHGQFAFYVGNGPTAVQKALDAKLAITAQSDDTAHHGSSHTGLIVAIIIAALIALAIVAAGGLFWRRRRTSG; from the coding sequence ATGTTTCGACCGTATCCGCTTCGCTCAGTCCCCCGCGGGCCGCTTCCGGCCATCGCCATCGCCACGATCGTCTTCCTCGCCTGCGTCGGCGCCGTCGCCGCTCACGCTCGCTACGACCACTCGACGCCGGCGCAGGGCGCGACCGTGGCCACGTCGCCGGCCCAGGTGGACATCTACACCGCGCAGGACATGCAGAAGACCGCGGGCGCCGACGAGATCACCGTCGAGCGCAACGACGGCGCGAACAGCAACGGTCAACTGGTCAGCACGGGGCAAACGACGGTAGAGGACGCTAACCGCCGCCACTTCTCCGTCGCGCTGCAGCCGAACCTGCCGCCGGGCCGCTACGTCGTCTCCTTCAAGAACGTCTCGGACGAAGACGGCGAGGCGGATCACGGCCAGTTCGCCTTCTATGTAGGCAACGGCCCGACGGCGGTGCAGAAAGCGCTGGATGCGAAACTGGCGATCACCGCACAGAGCGACGATACCGCGCACCACGGCAGCTCTCACACGGGGCTGATCGTCGCGATCATCATCGCCGCCCTCATCGCACTGGCGATCGTGGCGGCGGGCGGCCTGTTCTGGCGGAGGCGACGGACGAGCGGATAA
- a CDS encoding copper resistance protein CopC translates to MFRPRAPARRRVLTAAVGAVCLSATLLAAQGVDAHATLQRSVPADRAQLTSAPSQVELFFAQQLVQNHTGTFAVVLSRSGQTVSDEATIDPLNGEHLIVPLRGGLDDGAYTVFWKTTSDDDGGVTLGSFSFYIGHPDQQALAEAAASGQVFVPDSARGRALSEPARGGGSAGALITGLALGGVAGLAVGGVAFSLALRRRSARAPRTRAGRGARR, encoded by the coding sequence GTGTTCAGACCACGGGCGCCTGCACGGCGGCGTGTGCTTACCGCCGCGGTTGGCGCGGTGTGCCTGAGCGCGACGCTGCTCGCCGCTCAGGGCGTCGACGCCCATGCCACGCTGCAACGATCGGTGCCGGCGGACCGGGCGCAACTCACCTCGGCGCCGAGCCAGGTCGAGCTGTTCTTCGCGCAGCAGCTCGTGCAGAACCACACCGGTACCTTCGCGGTGGTGCTGAGCCGCTCGGGCCAGACCGTTTCCGACGAGGCGACGATCGACCCGTTGAACGGCGAGCACCTGATCGTGCCCCTGCGCGGCGGGCTCGATGACGGCGCCTACACCGTCTTCTGGAAGACGACGTCGGACGACGACGGCGGTGTGACGCTCGGCTCGTTCAGCTTCTACATCGGCCACCCGGACCAGCAGGCGCTGGCGGAGGCGGCCGCATCCGGTCAAGTCTTCGTGCCCGACTCGGCGCGTGGGCGCGCCCTATCGGAGCCGGCGCGCGGCGGCGGCTCGGCCGGCGCGCTCATCACCGGACTGGCGCTGGGCGGCGTCGCCGGACTGGCCGTCGGCGGCGTGGCATTCTCTCTCGCGCTGCGCCGGCGTTCGGCGCGCGCGCCGCGCACGCGCGCCGGCCGTGGCGCCCGCCGCTAG